The Sulfitobacter donghicola DSW-25 = KCTC 12864 = JCM 14565 genome has a segment encoding these proteins:
- a CDS encoding TonB-dependent receptor domain-containing protein, protein MYKSRLLLTLTASLWASTSLAQATDSFQLNTIFLETASENDNAVDVESEDIARQNPADVQDLFKSEPTISVGSSIPASQKLYVNGVEETNLNVTIDSSRQNNKVFHHATTTYIDPALLKAVRINPGVAPADAGAGALAGSVAYETRDVGDLLGEDLTFGGFVKSEYDSNGNIFTKSGSVYGRKGGFEYLGFLKIANGDLRSDGSGEDIVGSGTDLVSGLGKLAYEAESGDRFEFSMEQVTDDELRPYRANIALITAGRPVDLTRNYDINRQNFVFTYTDETPTGWWDPTIKLAYSETDLVIDEDTQFSRGTTGSFNGVIQNRFALPNGSITAGVDFYSDEAELEYYGVTDSTYDILASEKSRNIGLFAQARMDLSPRARVSYGLRADFQEFTDLHGETTSDNGFSGNLSGEFDVTDNVVLSAGYSSVWGGVPLAENFILNDAWAYPEDGIEAVTSENIFLAANANFGAWDLSGKLFRTNIDNARTPSWSGGPDLQADLESRGFELGLGYAWANGFARIGYANIDSEIDGRTADSYSGNYLTTPLGEVVTLEVVHTLPQHNLTFGADAQIVLSETNTYDFDTGGAGPTLPSYEVVNGFVEWKPKRNENWTIRGEVNNLFDATYANRATYGQEFATVNPLLEPGRSFKISASLKF, encoded by the coding sequence ATGTACAAATCACGTCTCCTTCTTACCCTGACTGCCTCTTTGTGGGCATCGACATCTTTGGCGCAGGCCACAGACTCGTTTCAGCTGAACACGATTTTTCTCGAAACCGCTTCCGAAAATGACAACGCGGTGGATGTCGAAAGCGAAGACATCGCGCGTCAAAATCCCGCTGATGTTCAGGACTTGTTCAAAAGCGAGCCTACAATTTCTGTCGGCAGCTCGATCCCAGCGTCGCAAAAGCTGTATGTAAACGGTGTTGAGGAAACCAATCTGAACGTGACAATTGATAGCTCGCGTCAGAACAACAAAGTGTTCCACCACGCGACAACCACCTATATCGACCCTGCCCTGCTAAAAGCTGTGCGCATCAATCCAGGTGTTGCGCCTGCGGATGCGGGCGCGGGCGCGCTTGCGGGATCTGTCGCCTATGAAACGCGTGACGTTGGTGATCTCCTTGGCGAAGACCTGACGTTTGGCGGATTTGTTAAATCCGAATACGACAGCAACGGTAATATTTTCACAAAAAGCGGGTCTGTTTACGGCCGCAAAGGTGGGTTTGAATACCTTGGCTTCCTCAAAATCGCAAATGGTGATCTGCGCAGTGACGGTTCGGGGGAAGATATTGTCGGCTCTGGCACAGACCTCGTTTCTGGCCTTGGCAAGCTCGCCTATGAAGCGGAATCTGGTGACCGTTTCGAATTCTCTATGGAGCAGGTTACAGATGATGAGCTGCGCCCCTACCGCGCAAACATTGCCTTGATCACAGCGGGCCGCCCAGTTGACCTGACGCGCAACTATGACATCAACCGCCAGAATTTTGTGTTCACCTATACAGATGAAACACCGACTGGCTGGTGGGACCCAACAATCAAACTGGCCTATAGCGAAACCGATTTGGTCATCGATGAGGATACCCAGTTCAGCCGCGGCACGACCGGAAGCTTTAACGGGGTTATTCAAAACCGCTTTGCCTTGCCCAATGGCAGCATTACCGCTGGTGTCGATTTCTACTCTGATGAAGCCGAGCTGGAATATTATGGTGTGACGGATAGCACCTATGACATTCTGGCCTCTGAAAAATCCCGCAACATTGGTCTGTTTGCTCAGGCACGTATGGACCTTTCTCCACGGGCCCGTGTTTCTTATGGCCTGCGCGCGGACTTCCAAGAGTTCACAGACCTGCATGGTGAAACAACGTCCGACAACGGGTTTTCAGGGAACCTATCCGGTGAATTTGATGTGACGGATAATGTTGTCCTGAGTGCAGGCTATTCCAGCGTTTGGGGCGGTGTGCCGCTGGCTGAAAACTTTATCTTGAATGATGCTTGGGCCTATCCCGAAGACGGGATCGAGGCGGTTACATCCGAAAACATCTTTCTCGCAGCAAACGCAAACTTTGGCGCATGGGATCTATCGGGGAAACTGTTCCGCACCAATATCGATAACGCCCGCACGCCAAGCTGGAGCGGCGGCCCCGACCTGCAAGCCGATCTGGAATCGCGCGGTTTTGAGCTTGGCCTTGGATATGCATGGGCTAACGGCTTTGCGCGGATCGGATATGCAAATATCGACTCCGAAATCGACGGTCGTACAGCGGATTCATATTCGGGCAACTACCTCACAACCCCTCTGGGCGAAGTTGTAACCCTTGAGGTTGTTCACACGCTTCCCCAGCACAATCTGACCTTCGGGGCGGATGCACAGATCGTGCTATCAGAAACAAACACATACGACTTTGATACAGGTGGCGCAGGCCCCACTTTGCCTTCTTATGAAGTTGTGAATGGCTTTGTCGAATGGAAGCCAAAGCGGAACGAGAACTGGACCATCAGAGGCGAAGTTAACAACCTCTTTGATGCGACTTATGCCAATCGCGCCACCTACGGTCAGGAATTTGCAACCGTTAACCCCCTCTTGGAACCCGGACGTTCCTTTAAAATATCGGCATCGCTGAAATTCTAA
- a CDS encoding TonB-dependent receptor domain-containing protein: MNQSTARRLALSLLMCSTATFAYGQDATPFDLGTIRIETADAQAVLGNDEISQEEIENRNAATVADVFSGESAITASGGAPIGQKVFVNGIEESLLSVTIDGARQNKSAFHHTGNVLLDPALLKSVEISAGLAPADEGPNALAGSIAYTTKDARDLLDEGDPFGGMYSFTAGTNGLGFRNTLTLFGQQNGFEYLLSGTRATGDDYEDADGVTNLGTGADLTDYIAKFGFTGQGGERLTFSASQTTDDGLRVGQPGPGGIFFVRPDFAGTTAGPNTLIEALSQRKSYTLTYTDEQPEGWFAPTVQLSYNEQEIDVSGVYGVNKSFSGVFKNEFQLSNGTVNAGLDFFDESAEGFGRGPGAFGNSGREDQTNVGLFAQVRQDLGERVSLSYGARYDWQNFTAADGSEFSDSGASVNGSVDVVLNDNWTLNAGAASSWGGYELGEASLINFGTDWTYAGFTSSRAESLRLGLRFDRGPWSAKAAVFDTKISDLNAVLPSGGDRGALSDVRSRGFDGSVTYTGVKGFATLNYTYADVEVDDQVADTTSYYLGRPLGHIFGLEMGYDVNPEWRVGATAQIALKNEDTATVLPSYEVVDVYAEFKPKNMENLNLRLDVHNLFDEQFSRRSSDGIDNSNVIPLTDPGRTISFTASIKF, encoded by the coding sequence ATGAACCAATCGACAGCGAGGCGCTTGGCGCTCTCTCTTTTAATGTGTAGCACGGCGACCTTTGCTTATGGTCAGGATGCTACCCCTTTTGATCTGGGAACAATCCGGATTGAAACGGCTGATGCACAGGCCGTTCTGGGCAATGATGAAATCTCGCAAGAAGAGATTGAAAACAGAAATGCGGCTACGGTTGCTGATGTGTTCTCTGGTGAATCTGCAATCACGGCCAGCGGGGGCGCCCCGATTGGGCAGAAGGTATTTGTAAACGGTATCGAAGAAAGCCTGCTGTCCGTGACCATTGATGGCGCGCGCCAGAACAAATCTGCCTTCCACCACACGGGCAATGTGCTGCTTGACCCTGCCCTGTTGAAATCCGTTGAAATCAGCGCAGGTCTGGCCCCCGCTGATGAAGGGCCAAATGCCCTTGCAGGGTCCATCGCCTATACCACCAAAGATGCCCGCGACCTTTTGGATGAAGGGGATCCGTTTGGCGGGATGTATTCCTTTACCGCAGGTACAAACGGTTTGGGGTTTCGCAACACTTTGACCCTGTTTGGCCAACAAAACGGGTTTGAATACCTCCTCAGCGGCACCCGCGCCACGGGGGATGACTATGAAGACGCCGATGGGGTGACCAACCTTGGGACGGGCGCGGACCTAACGGATTACATCGCCAAATTCGGCTTTACTGGCCAAGGCGGCGAGCGTTTGACCTTTTCTGCGTCACAGACAACGGATGACGGGCTGCGTGTTGGCCAACCTGGTCCAGGCGGCATTTTCTTTGTCCGCCCCGATTTTGCAGGAACAACAGCGGGTCCAAACACGCTGATCGAGGCCTTGTCCCAGCGCAAATCCTATACGTTGACCTATACCGATGAGCAGCCAGAAGGCTGGTTCGCCCCCACTGTTCAACTCAGCTATAACGAACAGGAAATCGACGTATCTGGCGTTTACGGTGTGAACAAAAGCTTCAGTGGTGTTTTCAAAAACGAATTCCAGCTGAGCAACGGGACCGTGAATGCGGGCCTAGATTTCTTTGACGAAAGCGCAGAGGGCTTTGGCCGTGGTCCAGGTGCATTTGGCAATTCTGGCCGCGAAGACCAAACCAACGTGGGGCTGTTCGCTCAGGTGCGCCAAGACCTCGGTGAACGTGTGTCCCTATCTTATGGTGCGCGTTATGACTGGCAGAATTTCACCGCCGCAGACGGCAGCGAATTCTCTGACAGTGGTGCCAGCGTGAATGGATCGGTTGATGTTGTCCTGAACGACAACTGGACGTTAAACGCAGGTGCCGCCAGCAGCTGGGGTGGATATGAGCTGGGCGAAGCTTCGCTGATCAACTTTGGTACGGATTGGACCTATGCTGGCTTTACCAGTTCACGCGCTGAATCCCTGCGTTTGGGGCTGCGTTTTGATCGTGGCCCATGGTCGGCAAAAGCGGCTGTGTTTGACACAAAGATCAGCGACCTGAATGCGGTGCTGCCATCTGGTGGCGACCGCGGCGCGTTGAGCGATGTTCGCTCGCGCGGGTTTGATGGCTCGGTAACCTATACTGGCGTCAAAGGCTTTGCGACGTTGAACTATACCTACGCCGATGTAGAGGTCGATGACCAAGTTGCCGATACAACCTCATATTACCTTGGCCGCCCCTTGGGCCACATCTTTGGTCTGGAAATGGGCTATGATGTGAACCCTGAATGGCGTGTCGGTGCCACCGCGCAGATCGCTTTGAAGAACGAGGATACAGCAACGGTTTTGCCAAGCTATGAAGTTGTGGATGTTTATGCCGAATTCAAACCGAAGAACATGGAAAACCTGAACCTTCGCCTTGATGTGCATAACCTCTTTGATGAGCAATTCTCGCGCCGCAGCTCGGACGGGATCGACAACAGCAATGTCATTCCTTTGACTGATCCGGGTCGCACGATCAGCTTTACCGCATCCATCAAATTCTAA
- a CDS encoding ABC transporter ATP-binding protein — MINVSDVSYRIGKTTILDQVDLNLPKGGVTALIGPNGAGKSTLLSLIARILPLQDGTIEVDDLMVGACANDVLARKLSILPQASDAAPLLTVRELVSFGRYPYHNGRPSAKDAALVEQAIETFGLTGLASRRLDSLSGGQRQRAQVAMIYAQDTDYILLDEPLNNLDIAASRSLMKTLQELAQTHGRTIVIVLHDINYAAAYADRIIAMKQGTVVAVGHPNEVITAALLKDVFETDPKLHTLNGKVIIEV; from the coding sequence ATGATAAATGTATCGGATGTGAGTTACCGTATCGGTAAAACAACAATTCTGGATCAGGTCGATCTGAACCTTCCCAAAGGCGGGGTCACTGCGTTGATCGGCCCGAATGGCGCAGGCAAATCTACGTTACTGTCCCTCATTGCACGGATTCTGCCGCTTCAGGATGGTACGATTGAGGTCGATGATCTGATGGTTGGGGCTTGCGCGAATGATGTATTGGCGCGCAAGCTGTCGATCCTGCCTCAGGCCAGTGATGCCGCGCCTTTGCTAACGGTGCGCGAGTTGGTCAGTTTTGGCCGCTATCCCTATCACAATGGGCGCCCCAGCGCCAAAGATGCCGCCTTGGTTGAACAAGCCATCGAAACCTTTGGCCTGACAGGGTTGGCATCCAGAAGGCTGGACAGCCTCTCGGGCGGGCAACGGCAACGGGCCCAAGTGGCGATGATTTATGCCCAAGATACCGACTACATTCTGCTGGATGAGCCGCTGAATAATCTGGATATCGCCGCGTCGCGCTCATTGATGAAAACACTGCAAGAGCTTGCCCAAACGCACGGCCGCACGATTGTGATTGTTCTGCATGACATCAACTATGCAGCGGCCTACGCTGACCGGATCATCGCCATGAAACAGGGAACAGTGGTTGCTGTTGGCCACCCGAATGAGGTGATTACAGCGGCGTTGCTAAAAGATGTTTTCGAAACAGACCCCAAATTGCACACCCTGAACGGTAAGGTCATCATCGAAGTCTAG
- a CDS encoding iron chelate uptake ABC transporter family permease subunit, translating to MLFRRLTILGAVLLCCVTAYLTLGSRGNWAFVLPFRGNKLAVLLLVSVAVSTATVLFQTITQNRILTPAIMGFDALYVLILTVLIFVLGAPEFQRLSAIGQFALNTSLMMVASLVLFGTLLRRNGSDLIRMLLTGIIFSVLFRSLTGFLQRMIDPNEYAVVQVSSYARFARVELVLLGIAAGITLLALIATWRMRYRLDVLALGAASAINLGENPKRAQFEVLVIVAVLVCVSTALVGPMAFLGLLVVSLAHLVTPTSNHSILLPSAALISAITLVGGQMVLERLLGLSTPLVVVIDVLGGLVFLFLLLRGRSK from the coding sequence ATGCTGTTTAGACGTCTAACCATCCTTGGGGCAGTATTACTGTGCTGCGTTACCGCCTATCTGACGCTGGGTTCTCGGGGGAATTGGGCGTTTGTTCTGCCGTTTCGCGGGAACAAGCTGGCAGTGCTATTGTTGGTTTCTGTGGCGGTTTCAACCGCAACAGTTCTGTTCCAGACCATCACCCAAAACCGGATTTTGACCCCTGCAATAATGGGGTTTGATGCCTTATACGTTCTGATCCTGACGGTGCTGATCTTTGTTTTGGGGGCGCCCGAATTTCAACGGCTTTCCGCGATTGGGCAATTTGCCCTGAACACCAGCCTGATGATGGTAGCTTCGCTGGTGCTGTTTGGAACATTGCTGCGCCGCAACGGTTCAGACCTGATCCGCATGCTGCTGACGGGCATTATCTTTTCGGTTTTGTTCCGCTCATTGACGGGGTTTTTACAGCGGATGATTGACCCAAATGAATATGCTGTTGTGCAGGTCAGTTCCTATGCGCGCTTTGCCCGTGTGGAGCTTGTTTTGTTAGGGATTGCGGCGGGCATTACCTTGCTTGCGCTTATCGCCACATGGCGGATGCGCTATCGTTTGGATGTTTTGGCGCTGGGGGCGGCAAGCGCGATCAATCTGGGTGAAAACCCAAAGCGCGCGCAGTTTGAAGTGTTGGTGATTGTGGCTGTTTTGGTCTGCGTCTCAACCGCTCTTGTCGGGCCGATGGCGTTTCTGGGCCTGCTGGTCGTGAGCTTGGCCCATCTGGTTACGCCCACCTCTAACCATAGCATCTTATTACCCAGCGCAGCCTTGATATCTGCGATAACTCTGGTTGGCGGGCAGATGGTTCTTGAGCGCCTGCTAGGCCTTAGCACCCCTTTGGTTGTCGTGATTGATGTTCTTGGCGGGCTTGTCTTTTTGTTCCTTTTGCTGCGAGGCAGATCCAAATGA
- a CDS encoding ABC transporter permease gives MRITLSLGLVALAFASLFVGVIDISIGALWQDPTAWEVLWISRGPRTIAVVITGGSLAICGAILQMLVRNRFVEPMTTGTGQGAALGILLVTLVTPTAPMLAKMGIASLTALATSLGFLAIVNRLPPTQPLMVPLVGLIYGGIIGAGVTFVAYQADLLQYIDIWMSGEFSGVLQGRYELLWIAALVALLSYFAADQFAIVGMGQAVTTNLGLNYRQVVVTGLLAISIVTALTVVTVGMIPFVGLVVPNIIARLAGDNLRLTLPMTALMGAILVLGCDIIGRLVRYPYEIPVGSVFGVLGAGVFLWLLYAPKRHAV, from the coding sequence ATGCGGATCACCCTTTCCCTCGGGTTGGTTGCCCTTGCGTTTGCTTCCCTTTTCGTAGGGGTGATCGATATTTCGATTGGTGCGCTTTGGCAGGATCCAACAGCTTGGGAAGTTTTGTGGATCAGCAGGGGGCCACGCACAATTGCCGTTGTGATAACGGGTGGCTCTTTGGCCATCTGTGGTGCGATTTTGCAGATGTTGGTTCGCAACCGCTTTGTCGAGCCGATGACAACAGGCACAGGGCAGGGTGCTGCCTTGGGGATTTTGCTGGTTACTCTTGTCACGCCCACTGCGCCTATGCTGGCCAAGATGGGGATCGCCTCGCTCACGGCCTTGGCGACGAGCCTTGGTTTTCTGGCCATTGTTAACCGGTTGCCGCCAACCCAGCCGCTGATGGTTCCTTTGGTGGGGCTGATCTATGGCGGGATCATCGGGGCGGGTGTTACTTTTGTCGCCTATCAGGCCGACCTGCTGCAATATATCGACATTTGGATGAGCGGCGAGTTTTCGGGGGTTTTGCAAGGGCGCTACGAGCTTTTGTGGATTGCGGCCCTTGTTGCGCTTTTGAGCTATTTCGCCGCTGATCAGTTTGCAATCGTCGGCATGGGGCAGGCCGTTACGACCAACCTTGGTTTGAACTACCGTCAGGTCGTGGTAACGGGTTTGTTGGCGATTTCGATTGTCACGGCGTTGACGGTGGTGACCGTTGGTATGATCCCATTTGTTGGCTTGGTTGTTCCCAATATCATCGCGCGACTTGCGGGGGACAATTTGCGCTTAACGCTTCCCATGACGGCCCTTATGGGGGCGATTTTGGTTTTGGGCTGTGACATTATCGGGCGTCTTGTGCGTTATCCCTATGAAATTCCCGTTGGGTCCGTTTTCGGCGTTTTGGGCGCGGGCGTATTCCTTTGGCTTTTATATGCGCCCAAACGCCATGCTGTTTAG
- a CDS encoding siderophore ABC transporter substrate-binding protein, giving the protein MLRTLSIILALATTPTWAQEVSIQTYSGIKNAPENPENVAVFDFSAFDSLTALGVEVQGLVAPVPLPYLQEAAKGTAPVGSLFEPDFEAVFAMQPDLIIAGGRSSKQVPELAKIAPAIDMTVWADTVGEGLLRLAAYGQIFDREEQAQALTAAFNAKVDEAKTLAADQGGALILMTNGPKVSAYGAGGRFGWLHNRLGLKEAVPNLEKTTHGEAISFEFIRDAQPQILIVIDRLAAIGQEGASAQTTLDNPLVHDTPAWQSGRVIYLSSGPIYIAGGGIQSMNLIVDEILAGLKDK; this is encoded by the coding sequence ATGCTCAGAACGTTATCAATTATTTTGGCTTTGGCGACCACACCCACATGGGCGCAAGAGGTGTCAATTCAGACATATTCGGGGATTAAGAACGCCCCGGAAAATCCTGAAAATGTTGCTGTATTTGATTTTTCCGCCTTTGACAGCCTCACCGCATTAGGGGTCGAGGTACAAGGGCTGGTTGCGCCTGTTCCGCTTCCCTATCTTCAAGAGGCGGCCAAAGGGACAGCGCCTGTTGGCTCGCTTTTTGAGCCCGATTTCGAGGCCGTTTTTGCGATGCAGCCTGATCTGATCATTGCGGGGGGACGTTCGTCAAAGCAAGTTCCCGAACTGGCCAAAATTGCACCCGCCATTGATATGACGGTTTGGGCTGACACTGTTGGTGAAGGGTTGCTGAGGCTTGCAGCCTATGGCCAGATTTTTGACCGTGAAGAACAAGCCCAAGCGTTGACAGCCGCCTTTAACGCAAAGGTGGATGAAGCAAAGACACTGGCAGCGGATCAGGGCGGCGCGCTGATCCTGATGACAAATGGCCCCAAGGTGAGCGCCTATGGCGCTGGCGGGCGGTTTGGCTGGCTGCACAATCGGCTTGGGTTGAAAGAGGCCGTGCCAAACCTAGAGAAAACAACCCATGGCGAGGCGATCAGTTTTGAATTTATCCGCGATGCACAACCCCAGATTTTGATTGTGATCGACCGTTTGGCAGCCATCGGACAAGAGGGCGCATCTGCGCAAACCACCCTTGATAACCCGTTGGTCCATGACACCCCAGCATGGCAATCCGGCCGCGTTATCTATCTGAGCTCGGGGCCGATTTATATTGCGGGGGGGGGTATCCAATCCATGAATTTGATCGTGGACGAGATACTGGCTGGTTTGAAAGACAAGTAA
- a CDS encoding DUF2218 domain-containing protein, whose product MPTTTGYLKTEYGSKYLQQLCKHFGHKIDVSYDAEKGWAAFSMGTAQMSADENGLMVTCEVADAKGVEMIHGVIDSHLEKFAFREEIKVMTWETT is encoded by the coding sequence ATGCCAACCACTACGGGATATCTGAAAACAGAATACGGGTCGAAATACCTGCAACAGCTCTGCAAACACTTTGGCCATAAAATCGACGTTTCCTACGATGCCGAAAAAGGCTGGGCCGCATTTTCAATGGGAACAGCCCAGATGAGCGCGGATGAAAACGGGCTGATGGTGACTTGTGAAGTTGCTGACGCAAAAGGTGTTGAGATGATTCACGGCGTCATTGATAGCCACCTTGAAAAATTCGCTTTTCGTGAAGAAATCAAAGTGATGACTTGGGAAACCACCTAA
- a CDS encoding MotA/TolQ/ExbB proton channel family protein: MIFLSHLLEPLRQIAEIGGPVVVILMGVGVLTLAVTLYKTWQFWQAGVGRHVALRNAVTAWDQGDRATARHAIDRSTSYLAPVVDMVMSTSESDGARFHADAEVRFAKLERGFRLLDSVAQLAPLLGLFGTVLGMIEAFQSLQDAGAQVDPSILAGGIWVALLTTAVGLVVAMPTALILSWFESRMEAERVIADQAIMTILQPNGTATAAAPDMVPAHA; the protein is encoded by the coding sequence ATGATTTTCCTGTCTCACCTATTAGAACCCCTTCGCCAAATAGCCGAGATCGGCGGACCCGTTGTTGTTATTCTGATGGGGGTCGGCGTGCTGACCCTTGCCGTAACCCTATATAAAACATGGCAGTTCTGGCAGGCTGGCGTTGGGCGGCATGTTGCTTTGCGCAACGCGGTCACAGCATGGGACCAAGGTGACCGCGCAACGGCCCGTCACGCCATTGATCGCTCGACCAGTTATCTGGCGCCTGTTGTGGATATGGTGATGTCTACCTCAGAATCCGACGGCGCGCGCTTTCATGCGGATGCTGAAGTCAGATTTGCCAAGTTAGAGCGGGGTTTCCGCCTGCTCGACTCGGTTGCGCAGCTTGCGCCTTTGCTTGGCTTGTTCGGCACTGTTCTGGGAATGATCGAAGCCTTCCAATCGCTGCAGGATGCAGGCGCTCAAGTTGATCCATCAATCCTTGCTGGCGGTATCTGGGTTGCCTTGCTGACCACTGCCGTTGGTCTGGTTGTGGCAATGCCAACGGCCTTGATCCTCAGCTGGTTTGAAAGCCGGATGGAGGCCGAGCGTGTCATCGCGGATCAGGCGATCATGACGATCCTACAGCCCAATGGCACCGCGACAGCAGCTGCGCCTGATATGGTTCCGGCCCATGCCTAA
- a CDS encoding ExbD/TolR family protein, which produces MPKLRKRRRKLSMTSLIDVIFLLLLFFMLTSTFSKFAEVDLSVASSGSSVPSDRPPLFLQLRSDEIRLNGDIVTLETVSASSLAEAEEGTVLLVSLGAQVDAQRLTDLLVTLRSFPKLQVNVLGS; this is translated from the coding sequence ATGCCTAAACTTCGCAAGAGGCGGCGCAAACTGTCGATGACTTCCTTGATCGATGTCATCTTTCTGTTGCTGCTGTTTTTCATGCTCACCTCAACCTTTTCAAAATTTGCCGAAGTCGATTTATCGGTGGCCAGCTCTGGCAGCTCTGTTCCATCAGACAGGCCGCCGTTGTTCTTGCAATTGAGGTCAGATGAAATCCGCCTGAACGGGGATATCGTCACATTGGAAACCGTTTCGGCCTCTTCTTTGGCCGAGGCCGAGGAAGGAACCGTGTTGCTGGTGAGCCTTGGCGCGCAGGTTGATGCGCAGCGGCTCACAGATCTTTTGGTTACTCTGCGCAGCTTTCCAAAGCTGCAGGTGAATGTGTTGGGAAGCTAA
- a CDS encoding ExbD/TolR family protein, with protein MRKLEKGKPQREPTIALINIVFLMLVFFMVAGTLAQPLDPALTLVKTSDLEGRAPPDALVVHADGRIAYRGVDQQDAATFLADKSQDEKAVVRLVPDRALPAKDLIALTRDLRGAGAQKVVLVTERALK; from the coding sequence ATGCGCAAGCTGGAAAAGGGAAAACCCCAACGCGAACCAACAATTGCATTGATCAACATCGTCTTTCTGATGCTGGTTTTCTTCATGGTTGCAGGGACGTTGGCGCAGCCATTGGACCCTGCTTTGACCTTGGTGAAAACCAGTGACCTTGAAGGCCGCGCGCCACCGGATGCGTTGGTGGTACATGCGGATGGGCGGATCGCCTATCGTGGCGTTGATCAGCAAGATGCGGCAACATTTTTGGCAGATAAGTCACAAGATGAAAAGGCCGTTGTGCGGCTGGTGCCGGATCGGGCGCTGCCTGCAAAAGACCTGATCGCGCTGACCCGTGATCTTAGGGGTGCGGGCGCGCAAAAAGTTGTATTGGTTACCGAACGGGCGCTGAAATGA